In the genome of Chitinivorax sp. B, the window ATCCAGTCCTTTGATTTCCCCCTGCCAGTCATGGGTCAGATAAAAACTGGCCAGTTTGGGGATGGCAATTTCGTAGTGATTGGTTTTGGCCTCGCTATCCGGAATCCCAAACAACACAGCATCCACCCCCTTACTGGTCTGCCAGATGCCCTCCATGGCGGCCAACTTGGCTGGCTGATGCTTCAGCGTATTCAACCCATGTAAGTCCCCAACCACAATCTGCAGTGGAATCAGCATGGCCCCCATTACAATCCCGGTGCGTAATGCGGCCATCAAGCCTGCGGAACGGTCACCGCGCAGATAACGGAACGACGACAGCCCTGCCAACAAAAACGCTACCGTCAGCCCGGAAGCCAACAACATGTGAACGAAGCGGTATGGGAACGACGGATTCGTCAGAATTGCGCCCCAATCCGTGGCATGTGCCTGGCCATTGATCATTTCAAAGCCAACCGGTGTCTGCATCCAGGAATTCAGGATCAGAATCCAGAAAGCAGACACGGTTGTACCAATGGCCACCAAGGCGGTCGCCAAGGTATGCATGTTGTTGGATACCCGCTTCGCCCCGAACAGCATGATGCCAAGGAAAGTGGCTTCCATGAAAAAAGCCGTCAATACTTCCGCAGCCAACAAAGGCCCGGCAATATTGCCAACGGTCTGCATGAATCCAGGCCAGTTGGTACCGAACTGGAAGCTCATGGTGATGCCGGTGACCACACCTAATGCAAAGGTCAGGGCAAAGACTTTGACCCAGAATTGGTAGGCATCGCGCCAAGCTTGATTGCCGGTGCGATTACCTTGCCATTTGAAGAACAGCAGAACCCACGCCAGCGCAATGCTGATGGCAGGAAAGAGGATGTGAAACGTA includes:
- a CDS encoding cytochrome ubiquinol oxidase subunit I → MDPVVLARIQFAANITFHILFPAISIALAWVLLFFKWQGNRTGNQAWRDAYQFWVKVFALTFALGVVTGITMSFQFGTNWPGFMQTVGNIAGPLLAAEVLTAFFMEATFLGIMLFGAKRVSNNMHTLATALVAIGTTVSAFWILILNSWMQTPVGFEMINGQAHATDWGAILTNPSFPYRFVHMLLASGLTVAFLLAGLSSFRYLRGDRSAGLMAALRTGIVMGAMLIPLQIVVGDLHGLNTLKHQPAKLAAMEGIWQTSKGVDAVLFGIPDSEAKTNHYEIAIPKLASFYLTHDWQGEIKGLDAFEGKHPPVGPVFWAFRIMVGVGLLMLAVSWAALWYWRQQKGLPTWLAHTFVAMTFAGWVGLIAGWYVTEVGRQPWLVYGVLTTAEAASAVPPAHIGLSLAMYLSLYLCLGFAYVRVLFYLAGKAGKAAIETPPVLQPAMQ